The window AATGGGCGAGATTTGCACATGCACGCTGACTTGCGGCAACTCGCAGTTGCTCATTCGGACCTTCACATCCGCTTGTTCGCCATGTATAAGAAAGCCTGACGTTTTATGTGGCCGCTGTTTGTCTTGGCAGGCGCCCTACTCTCTCAGGGCCAGCTTCTGCCAGCGCAATCTCTCCCTCCGCAGCGGCTGGAATTCATCCAACCTTGATTTGAGCGTTGCTCCGTCCATCGTCAGAATGGGCAGCAAACGCAGGCTGCGATTTTTTGAGAGAGGTATCCCAATGAAGTCACGCGGATTCACGCTGGTGGAACTGCTCGTGGTCATCGCCATTATTGGCGTCTTGGTGGCGCTCTTGCTGCCCGCCGTTCAAGCGGCTCGCGAAGCCGCACGGCGGATGAGTTGCCAGAACAATCTCAAGCAGTTGTCGCTGGCGCTGCAGAACCATGAGGACGTTTACAAGAGACTGCCTGAAGGCCTGCGCCAAGAAGCGAGTCCTTATCGCGGCTACACCTTCTTCACGAAGCTCCTCCCTTATTTCGAACAAAAGGGACTTGGTGATAAGTGGGATTTCACCAACCTGGGAAACAACACGACGAACGGCTACACCGCGACCAAGCTCAAGTCGCTGATGTGCCCGACGGATGTATTTCAATCCCTAGTGTTCACCGTTCCTGTCAGCTCGAGTTCCGGCGTCGCCTACGCGGGTGACTATTCGGTGACGAGCTACGTTGGCAATTTTGGCGAGGTGAGCTATCACCCCACGACGTCACCCCTCGGCCCCTGCAAGGCAAATGGCGTGCTGTTTTTCACCGGGCCAGCCGGTGCACCGGCTGTCAATCAAGAAGCAGTCGGACTCAAGGACATTACCGACGGCACGAGCAACACGATCATGATGGGTGAGCGCTATCACCTCGATAAAAACTTCGACACGATCACAGCATCCAGCCGCAGCGACCTGCTGATGCACCAGTGGTCGATGTGGGCCTGGTCAGGCGGTTTCAAGGGCTCCGGCCATGTGCTTGCCAGCGCAGCCGTGCCAATCAACAACCGCGTGACGCTGCCGCTGGGCTCTGGCTTCGGTCCGCAGGATCGACGGATTGCCGGTTACAGCAGCGGTCATCCTGGCGGCGCCAACATGACGCTCTGCGACGGCAGCGTGCGATTTTTGCGAGATAGCATTTCCCAGGTCACACTCGTCGCCCTTAGTTCGCGCGACAGCGGCGATGTGATTGCCGAAGATTTCTAAGAGTCCAAAATTCGAATTCCTGATTGCCATGCAAAAGTACTTTGCCGCTTTGCTCGCACTGATTGCGATTGGCTTGTCCACAGGCTGCAACAAGTCGCCTTATAAAACGACGCTCGCCGCTGGCATCGTCACCCAGAACGGCCAGCCCCTGCCGGGCGTAGAAGTGCAGTTCTGTCCCGATCCAGAAGCCCTCACGAAGGGGCCATCAGCGCTGGGTGAAACCGACGAACAAGGAAAGTTCGTCCTGCGCTACGCCGTCCCTGGCGCGAACCAATCCAAAGAAGGAGCCGTTGTCGGCAAGCACAAGGTGACGCTGGCCGACCTGCGGCAAAAGCCCGCGCCGCAAGGCTATCCGCCCAATCCCAGCCGGGTTCCGAAGATTTACGGCAGCGTGCAAACCACGCCCCTCAAGCTGGAAGTGGTCGAAGGGGGCGGCGAAATCGCCATTGAGGTTAAGTAGCGGCCTACCTCAGCAGGTGACTACCACTGCTCCCATTTCAAGTTGCTGATATGCCGAAAATGTTGGTCACGCGACACAAGTATCAAATTGTGTTGGAGAGCGACTGCTGCGATCCAAATATCGTTTTCGGGTATGGGATTTCCTGTTGTTCGCAAATCGTGCTTGATTCGCCCATAGTAATCAGCGGTCTCTGCGTCGCACGGCAGGACCTCAATTGTGTCGGCAAATGCTCTGACTTGGGCTAGATTTTGCTCAACCTTGGCTGAGTGATATGCCCCGTACTGGAGTTCCCCGATTGCGACAACGGGCGCCACCACCCCTGTCGTCACCGCGAGTCTGGCGATCACCTGAGAATCGCTCTTGAAAACCGCGACAATGATATTCGTGTCGAGCAAATGACTACCACTCATCTGCATCGATCCTCTCGCAGCCTTGTTCAATAGCTGCCGACATCTGGCTCAGATCTGCCGTTTCGATCGCACCTGCAAATCGCAGGAGTTCGGAGCCGGGGGTAGCCATTGGCTGCTCTCGCAGTCGTCTGGCGAAGGCCAAAACCTCCCGCTGCTGAACAAGAGGGAGCTCGTTCAGACAAGCCACCAATTGTCGTTCGATTGCCGCATCCACCATCTGAATTTCTCCGGAGCTATCACCGCAATCAATTCTAACACGGCGAAACTGACAGGCGAATGGATCGCAACCCGCTGTTGCCAATTGCTGCAACCAAGTAACATTAAGGGTTCGTTCCGGCTTGTCAGTCCGCGGTTTTTGGGAGCCTGAGTAAGATCCTCCGCTGAGCGTGGCCGGAGCCGCTGTGCCGCCTAAAAACTGCGCAGCCCGCCGCCGAGATTACTGCGCAATGTCTCTCCGCCGCACTCCCGTTTACGATCAACTTGAAAACCTCCTCGCCGACCGCGTCCTGATTCTCGACGGCGCGATGGGCTCGATGATTCAGCGCTATAAGCTGACCGAGGAGCAGGTCCGCGGCGACCGCTTTGCCGAGCATGACAAAGCCAAGCATCTCAAAAATTTCTCCGATTTGCTGTGCCTGACGCATCCGGACAAAATCACGTCGATCCACAAGCAATACCTGGAAGCCGGCGCCGACATCATCGAGACCAACACCTTCGGCGCGAGCCTGGTGGGGATGGAAGATTTTGCTCTGCCGAACGAACTCGTGCGCGAGATCAACCTGGCCGCAGCGAAATGCGCGCGGGCTGCGGCGGAGGCCTACAGCACTAAGGATAAACCGCGTTTTGTTGCTGGTTCGATCGGTCCAACCGCCAAGCAGATGGCGATCTCGACCAAGGTCGACGATCCCGCCTACCGCAACGCCGAGTTCGACCAGATGGTCGATTCCTACTACGACCAGGTCGAAGCCCTGGTCGATGGCGGCGTCGATTTGCTTCTGCCCGAAACGGTCATCGACACACTCAATCTCAAGGCGTGCTTGTTTGCGATCGAAAAGGTCTTCGCGAAAAAAGGCTTTCGGATTCCCGTCATTGCCTCAGGCACGTTCAGCGATGCGGGTGTGACGTTTGTCTCAGCCCAAAATGTCGAAGCCTTTTGGAACAGCGTCTCGCACGTGCCGTTGCTCGC is drawn from Anatilimnocola floriformis and contains these coding sequences:
- a CDS encoding DUF1559 family PulG-like putative transporter, giving the protein MKSRGFTLVELLVVIAIIGVLVALLLPAVQAAREAARRMSCQNNLKQLSLALQNHEDVYKRLPEGLRQEASPYRGYTFFTKLLPYFEQKGLGDKWDFTNLGNNTTNGYTATKLKSLMCPTDVFQSLVFTVPVSSSSGVAYAGDYSVTSYVGNFGEVSYHPTTSPLGPCKANGVLFFTGPAGAPAVNQEAVGLKDITDGTSNTIMMGERYHLDKNFDTITASSRSDLLMHQWSMWAWSGGFKGSGHVLASAAVPINNRVTLPLGSGFGPQDRRIAGYSSGHPGGANMTLCDGSVRFLRDSISQVTLVALSSRDSGDVIAEDF
- a CDS encoding type II toxin-antitoxin system VapC family toxin, producing MSGSHLLDTNIIVAVFKSDSQVIARLAVTTGVVAPVVAIGELQYGAYHSAKVEQNLAQVRAFADTIEVLPCDAETADYYGRIKHDLRTTGNPIPENDIWIAAVALQHNLILVSRDQHFRHISNLKWEQW